The Chryseobacterium glaciei DNA window AATATAATAATGAATGTGAAAAGTAAGCATTGCAATCGTATTCAAAGAACTGACTTTTGTTGTTGCCTGTTCCCAGTTTACATCTTTAAGCTGATCTTTAAAATTGGTATTCGCAATCCAGAAACCATCAAGCAAAACCTCTCTGAATCTTTTTGATAATTGTGAAACTGAACTCATTATTTTAATTTTTTTAAAGATAAAGTTTTCTTAAACACGAATAACACAAATAAAAAAGCACAATTTTAAACACAAATGAAATTCGTGCTATTCGTGAAAAAATTAGCATTATTTGTGTTTAAAGAAAACAAAAAACCTCAAATGCAGAACACTTGAGGTTTATATTTAATGTAGAATCAAAATTATTTTTTAGCAGGTAATTTTTTACCGCTTTCTAAAATCTTTTCTAAAATTTTCAAGGTAATCAGATACGTTGGTTTTACCCCTGTAAGTCCTAAACCTCCTGAAGACAGTGTACTTCCCGTTTCCAAAGGATTATCCGAAGCATAGTAAGCGTAGCAAACAAAAAGATCCGGTGCAATATGATGTCTGATTTTAGACGCCACCTGAATTGCTTTCTGGTAATGCGCTCCTTCCATTTCCAGTCCGATTGCCTTCCAAGAAGTATGCATGAAATATGACAAGATATCTCTGTTTTGAAGTGATGTTCCTAAAACTGTGATCATCGTTCCTTCAAAAGCTTTTAATTCGTCATCTTTAAAATCATCCAGCTTCAAAGCATTTTCAAAAGGATAGTTATCTGCTGTTCCTTCAAAAATATGAGAAGTTGGAATCATGACATCCCCTTTTGCGCCTTCTAGAATTCCAGCTTTCCCCATGATGGAAACAGATTTCACTTTCATCATATAAACCTCTCCTTTTTGTTCGAAAGGTCTTAATAATTCATCCATTACCTCAAAAGCCTGTTCTCCGAAAGCATAATCAAAAACCATAATTACATCGTCTCCGCCATATTTAATATGCCCGAACGGTGTGTTTTTAAGTTCTGTTTTGCTTAAGTCAATGATCTGAACATCGATGTTACTTCCGCTTTTGTCATCAATATAAATTAAACCTTGGTCTAATGCATATTTTGAAACCTTATCACGTAGATCTTTTTTGTCGGAAATATCTCCATACATTTTATAGTCTACTTCTTTGTGATCTTTTTTCTTCAGAGCATCATTTCCGTACAACATATTTTTCACTGAGTGCATGTTGGCAGAAATAATATGTAACGGACGCATGTGAAGATCGTTTTCAAATAAAACATCTTTCACTTTGTTCGCCCATTTTTCACCAAAATAATGGTGACCTACTCTTTCCTTTAATATAGCACTGAAATGAATTTCTCTTTCTCTGCTTTGTTTAGCATCTTCTAAACTTACTTTTCCTAAGTTGTAAATGATCTTAAACAAACGGTCTGGATTGTTATCGTCTCCGAAAGTGTTGTAAGCTCTCAACGTTTCATCAAAAGTTCTTCCTATTAAAGAAGATAAGTGAATAAGAGCAACCTCTTTCTCCTTTCTTGTGAATTGTTTTTCGCCTTTTACTACTTCTTCAATAATTTTAAAAGCGCGTGTCGGCTTCCAGTTTTCGTCCTGAATGAACGCCAGATTACGGATTTTGTCCGCTTCTATAAATAAGAATGTTAAGTGAGTAAGAATGTCATAGATTTCTGAACGTCCCAAAAGAACTTCGATATTCATCTGGTGTTCGTCTATTCTGTAACAGTTTCTTCTTCTCTTTTTAGGTACAATTGGTTCGAAACTTCCTTTATCAAAACCCTCATCTGATGTAAGATGAATAAAAGCACATTCCTCAATTCCCTCTGGAAGTCTGTCTAAAACATACATCAAACCATCTAGCTCCAATTTGTTTGGAACATTCATGGTACCATAAATTTCAGGATTGATTGTTTTCAACAAACTTCTAATACTTTCTCCAGAAACACCCGCTGGCTTGAAAAATCCTCTATAAAATAAATGTCTCATAGAGATGTATAGTCTTTCAATTGCCTCTGTTGTTTCTCTTGCTCTAGAATTTGTCATAAAATAAATTTCACACAAATATACGAAATCTCCCCTCAACTTATTTTAAGTATCTTTTAACAAACTACTTGACATAATAAGAATTTGATGAGGTTAAAAAATTAAATTATTGTTTAAATTTTAATAAATTTCACAGATACCCCTAAAAAAATCAGGGTAAAAATATTTTTAATCTATTTTTTTTGTAAATTTGCCCCACAAAATACAACCTTAATATGTCAACTTTAAGATTTAAAGCATTAGAAACATTACCATTCAAGGACTTTAGAAAAGATAATTCGGTAGAAATTCCTGCGAAATTGTCAGAATTATTTTGTGAAAATGTATTCTCTGAGAACACAATGAGAGAATATTTAACAAAAGAAGCATTCCAATCTATTATGGATGCTATTAAAAAAGGAACGAAGATCCAAAGATTAATTGCAGATCAGGTAGCAGTAGCTATGAAAGATTGGGCAATGAGCAAAGGAGTAACGCATTACACGCACTGGTTTCAGCCTTTAACAGGAAGTACTGCAGAAAAGCACGATTCATTCTTCACACCGATTGAAGGCGGAAGAGCAATCGAGAGATTCAGCGGAAACTTATTGATCCAGCAAGAGCCTGATGCATCTTCTTTCCCGAACGGAGGAATCAGAAACACTTTCGAAGCTAGAGGATATACTGCTTGGGATCCTACATCTCCTGCTTTTATTATGGGAACTACTCTTTGTATTCCTTCAATCTTTATCTCTTATACAGGAGAAACTTTAGATTACAAAGCACCTCTTTTAAGAGCTTTGAATGCTGTAGATGAAGCTGCAACAAACGTAATGCAGTATTTCGACAAAAACGTAACAAAAGTAACTCCTACTTTAGGTTGGGAGCAAGAATATTTCTTGGTTGACTCTGCATTATACCAATCTCGTCCTGACTTGGTATTAACCGGAAAAACTTTATTAGGACACTCTCCTGCAAAAGGGCAGCAGTTAGATGACCATTATTTCGGTTCAATTCCTACAAGAGTAATGAACTTCATGAAAGAATTGGAAATCGAATGTATGAAATTGGGTATCCCTGTAACAACAAGACACAACGAGGTTGCGCCAAACCAATTTGAGCTGGCTCCAATGTTTGAGGAAGTAAACGTTGCTGTAGACCACAACTCTTTGTTGATGGATGTTATGGCAAGAATTGCTCACAGACACCATTTCCACATTTTATTCCACGAAAAACCATTCGCAGGAGTAAACGGAAGCGGAAAACATAACAACTGGTCTTTAGCTACTGATACAGGTGAAAACCTATTAAGCCCAGGAAAAAATCCTAAGAAAAACTTACAGTTCTTAACATTCTTCGTTAATGCAATTAAAGCAGTTCATGAATATGCTGACCTTTTAAGAGCAAGTATCGCTTCTGCAAGCAACGACCACAGATTAGGTGCTAATGAAGCTCCACCGGCAATTATTTCTGTATTCATCGGAAGTCAGTTATTCAGAGTGTTGGAAGAATTAGAAAAAGTAACTGAAGGAAAACTTTCTCCGGACGAAAAAACAGATCTAAAATTAAATGTAGTTGGAAAAATTCCTGAAATTCTATTAGATAATACTGACAGAAACAGAACGTCTCCATTTGCATTTACAGGAAATAAATTTGAAATCAGAGCGGTAGGTTCTTCTGCAAACTGTGCAGAATCTATGACCGTAATGAACACGATTGCTGCAAAACAATTAGGTGATTTCAAAAAAGAAGTTGATGCTTTAATCGAAACAGGATTGAAGAAAGACGAAGCTATTTTCAATGTATTAAGAGAATATATCAAGCAGTGTAAAAACATTATGTTTGAAGGCGATGGATATTCTGATGACTGGGCAAAAGAAGCTGAGAAAAGAGGCCTTAACAACTTAAAGACTACTCCAGAAGCTCTTAAGCAAGAAATGGATCAGAAGTTTGTAGATCTTTATGAGGAAATGGGAATTTTCACTCACAGAGAAGTTGAGGCTAGAAACGAAATCAAATTAGAAAAATATTCTACAGTTATTGATATTGAAGCAAGAGTTTTAAGTGATATCGCAAGAAACCACATCATTCCTTCCGCTTTAAATTATCAAAACAGATTAATTGAGAACGTAAAAGGTCTTAAAGAAATTTTTGAAGACAAAGAATTCAAAAAATTAGCAAAAGAACAAATGAGTTTAATTACTCAGATTTCTGAAAACATTTCTAAAATCAAGTTAGGTGTTGAGGATCTTATGAAAGCGAGAGAAGCTGCAAAAGCAACGTCTGACAGCCAAAAGCAAGCAGAAGTATACTGCACGAATGTAATTCCATTATTTGACCCGATCAGAGAAGCTTCTGATGATCTTGAAATGATGGTTGACGATGAGCTTTGGCCAATGACGAAATATAGAGAAATGTTATTTACAAGATAACATCTGTAAAGTTCCATATTAGTTAAGCTCCTCGGTTTTTTCCGGGGAGTTTTTTTTGATTTATTAACAGTCTGAAAATTGGAGTTTTAAAAACTAGACTATGATTAATAAAGGAAATATCAATTATTATGTTAAAGAATCATAATAAAAAAAACCGCTCACTCACCAAAAATGGGACGTAGCGGTTGGTTTTTCTTTAACATACTTAAAGTATATGTTAAAATATGTTAAATACATAACCTGATAATAATCATATCGGGCTCGTTTTACTCGGAATCTCTACTTTTGTAAGGCTTTTGAAATAAATATCCCATTAACACGGTAATAAATATGTATATGAAGAAAAGAGTTTTGTCTTATTTAGTAGCTTTAGTTTCTACAGTCTCACTACAATCTTGCGTTACAAATTATGTAGTTTCAAAACCAGCAACTTACTCTAAAGAATACAAAACAGATGCCAAACTAGCTTCAATTGATACGAACAAAATGGAGCAGGATAAGCAAAGACTTATTAACTCTTTTCTTGCGGAAAAAGCGGCATCTATAGCAAATGCAAAAAATTCTATTAAAAATGCAGGCATTGCTAAAGTAGTAAAATACAATAAAACAATAGACAATATCCTAACGGAAGCTGAAACATACCTAGGAACTCCTTACAGATATGGAGGAATGACGAGAAACGGTATAGATTGTTCAGCTTTTGTGCTTTCTGTATTCGGAGCAGCAGCAGGGCTTAGCTTACCAAGAGTAGCAGCTTCTCAGGCTCAGGAAGGAGAAAAAATTGAGAAAGAAAACCTACAGAAAGGAGATTTGATTTTCTTTTCTCACGGTAGAAGAATTTCTCACGTAGGTATTGTAGAAAGTGTTTCTGAAGAAGGTGAAGTAAAATTCATTCATGCAGCCACTTCAAAAGGTGTTATGATTTCTTCTCTTAATGATTCTTATTGGGGACCTAAGTTCAGATTCGCAAAAAGAGTGATTAACGAAAACGGAGAAGCTTACAACAACCTAGCTGCAACAACAGCAACAGCCGCAACAAGTTTTTAATTTTAAATAATTGATTTAAATAATGAAACCATCAAAATTTTTGATGGTTTTTTTATTATGTTTTATATTGAAGCTTGATTAGCTATTTCTCTCTATTTGTATATCGAGCTTATATAATAGACCATGCACCTCAGAAAGGGAGAATTTAGCCTTTTTAAGCTTATTAATATTAGGATCTATGGAGTAGTTGATGGAAGTCCTGAAATCTGTTTTTTCAAGGTTTGCATTCACAAATACAGCTCCCGCAAGATCACAGTTTATAAATACCGAATTTGAAAGATCACATTCTTCAAAATCAACCTCAATTAACTTTGAATTTTTGAAAAAAGTCTTTTTAATCGTTGTTTTATAAAAGGTGGAATTATTCAGAGAGCATTCATCAAACTTAAATGACAATCCAAATTCATTGCAGTCACTAAATTGAAGTCCAAACATTTTACATCCTTTAAAAATCACATCACGAAAAGCCGTGTTTGAAAGCTTTGCCATGCTTAAATTGCATCCTATGAACTCACAGTCGGTAAATTTAAATTCGGATAGATTTACATATTCAAAATTACAATTAAGGAAAGTGCAGTTTTCATATTCGCCTTTTTCCAATGGAGATTTTCCAAAATCTGTGTTTTCGAAATTTTGGTCAAGAATGTATGCTTCTTTCATAAAGCTTATTGATTTTATTAATGATTTATTCTCCGCAGATTTTACAGATAGTTTAGGTTTTAAATTTAAAATTAACGGAAAATTTGTACACTTCCATCATCCAACTTCCAGCTTACACCAGACTGTTTTTATCAGCATAATTTAATTTAAAGAAAATAAAAGTCATGATCGAAAAGGCCAATAATGAACTTCCACCATAACTAAAGTACGGTAACGGAATCCCAACGGTTGGGAAAAGCCCCATAACCATCCCTAAATTGATCGTAAAGTGCATCAAAAGAATCGAGGCAAAACAATACCCGAAAACACGATTAAATATAGATTTTTGCTGTTCTGCGAGATAATAGATCCTTCCGATATAAACCATGTAGCAAAGCACAAGAACTGCACTGCCTATAAAGCCCCATTCTTCACCAACCGTACAAAAAATATAATCGGTTTCCTGCTCAGGGACGAATTTTCCTTGGGTAACAGAACCTTCACGATATCCTTTTCCTAAAATTCCACCAGAACCGATCGCTGTTTTAGAATATAATAAATTGTAACCGGAAGTGTCTCTAAATGCTTTTTCACCTTTAAAAAGAACTTCAATTCTTTCTCTCTGGTGTTTTGGAAGTTTTTCTAAGATTTTTGGTGAGCCAAAAGCCAATCCACATAATAAAACAATAGACCCAATAATACTCGCGATGGAAATTACATCCCAAGACATTTTATAGTAATTCATTGCGATCCACCCTGCCGCAATCACCAAAATAGCGACAACAACGTAAATTGGGTTTATAGCTAAAGATACTAAGAAAACTCCCGCAAAAAGGAATCCAATTCCGAAAAGCAAACCACTTAATCCTTCTCTATATAAAGCAATAAAAAATGCCGTAAAAACCAATAATGAACCCACATCGGGAATTGCCAAAACAACAACTGCAGGAATAGCGATAATCGCCAATATGGTTAAAAGTGATCTTCTGTTACTTAGATTAAAATCCGGTCCGGAAACATAATTGGCAACCATAAGCGTCGTCCCAATTTTGGCAAACTCTACAGGCTGCATGGTAAAACTCCCGAATTTATACCAGTTTTTTTGCCCTAAAATCTCCTTACCAAAAGGAAAAAGACCAATAAGCAACAAGACTCCGCCGATATAAAAAATACCTGCCATATTTTCGAAAAACTTACTTCTTCCAAAAAAGATAATAAGCCCTACAAATACCGAAATACCGAAAAAAGCCAATTGTTTTTCGCCTAATTTCTGGTCAACACTGTAAATATTTGCGATGGCAAAAATGCAAAGCATGAAGTATAAACCAAGACCCAACTTATCTATTCCCTCTGTCCATTTCATTGCTTCGTGGTTTTGATATTTTTGGTTTCTTCGTCTATCTTTTTCTGCAGTTTTACTTTCTGTTCTTTAATAAAATTAAGGCTGTCCTGAATTTTTTTCAATTTTACAGAATCCGGTTTTGGGTCTACATATAATCCTTTACGTTTTAAATCTGCGACCCACTGTCTTTTATATTCAGGCATAAAGCTTGAAGTGATCATCTTTTTGTAAAGATTTTCTCTTTTCAGATCTCCTGTAATATATTTTTCAGCAATTACGGTACAAGCAGGGCCAGCCCAAGTTGCCCCAAAACCAGCGTGTTCCATTACGGCAACAACAACTATTTTAGGTTTATCAGCTGGAGCGATCAACACGAAAATCGAGTTATCTTTCCCCTGAGGTACCTGTGCGGTACCTGTTTTTGCTAATTGTGTAAAGTCGTTTGATTTTAATCCTCTTGCTGTTCCTCTTAAAACTACGGCTTCCATTCCTTTTAGAACGGGCTCAAAGTGTTTTGGATCAACAAGGGTTTTATGTTTAGTTTTAAATCTTTTGTCTGGATTTGGTTTTCCATCAATTGCTTTTACGATGTGAGGCGTGTAATACCAACCTTTATTGGCAATAGCTCCAACATAATTGGCCAATTGTAAAGGCGTTACCAAAACATCTCCCTGCCCCATTCCGTTGAAAACAGCTCCGGTAGCCAAAGCATCCCAATTTTTAGGATCTTTTTTGGCTCCACTTGCTTTATAAATGGACTGCATTCTTTTCTCGTAAAACTCACCGGAAGGAATTCTGCCTTTTGCTCCAACAGCCAAGTCATTGTTTAGGAATTCTCCTACGCCAAAGCTATTCAGGATTTTTTTCCATTCATCAACTCCTTTGGAAGGGTTTCCCGGATATTTATTCATAATAGCTAAATAAGCATATGAAAAATAACAGTTACTTGAAATCTGTATTGCCGGTATCAAAGGATCTGCTCCGCCGTGACCTTTAATTCTTAATCCTCTATAATTAAATCCTCCTCCACACGGGAAAATAGTATTTTCATCCATTACTCCCATCTGCATTGCAGAAAGGGCAGTCAATAATTTGAATGTTGAACCTGGTGGATAAGCCGCCTGAAGTGATCTGTCAAAAGTTGGTTTATTTTCATAAAGTGTATCTTTTGATAAAGCGTATAAATTTCTAGACTTATTTGGACCCGTGAAAACATTGGGATCAATATCTGGTCCGGTCGCTAAGGTTAAAATTTCACCGTTATTTGGATCGATGGCAACGATGGCTCCATGTTTATTCACAAGCATCTCTTCGGCCATTCTTTGAAGGTCGTAATCAATGGTAAGTGTAATATCTTTACCTGTTACTACATCTTTATCTAAAGTTCCATCTTTGTAAGAACCAATATTTCTAAGTCTGATATCCTTCTGAATATATTTAATTCCCTTTATTCCACGAAGTTCTTTTTCGTATGATTTTTCAACTCCTGATTTTCCTGCGAAATCTCCCGGTAAATAATAGGTAGAATCTTTTTTAATATCTCTTTCATTCACCTCACTCGTATAACCCAAAAGGTTTCCAGAAGTAGAAACTTCATACTGACGCTGAGGTCTTGAAACAATACTGAAAGCCGGATATTTAAATATAATCTCCTGTACTCTGGCAATATCTTCTCTGCTAAGATCCTTCAAAAAAGTCATCGGGGTCAGCTTAGAATAATATTTTTCTTTTTTAATGATATTAATTCTTTTAATGAAATCATTCTTATCGATTTTCATTAAGCTACAAAAAGCCAATGTATCAAAATCAGGTTTCATTAAGGCTTGAGTAAACGAAATTTCATAAGCCGGCTGGTTGCCCACCATGATCTTACCGTTTCTGTCGAAAATTACGCCTCGTTGAGGAATAACGTACTCCGTTTTAATGGAAGTATTGGCCGCATTAAGTGCATAACGGTCGGTAAACAACTGCAAATAAGCAAGTCTCGCCACAAAAATAAGAGCGATAACAGCAAGGGCGGAAAAGATTTTTAAATAACGTGTGTTCAAACTTTTTGTTTGATTTTAAATATTAATGCGTAAATAACGATAAATATAAATGAAATTACGCTTGTTACCAACACATTAAGTAATATTTCAAAAATTCTGCTAAACTTAAAGAATTCAATATATTGTACAAAAAGTTGGTGCAAAAATATACTTGAAAACAGAAACACTAAAAACTGTGCCCATTGAAGGGACTGAAAAGAGAAAAAGTCTGTAGATGTATCTGTAGATGTCCTGAAAATCAAGGTTCTGTAATAAGCAATCAAAGTGGTTGCAAATGCATTGATTCCCCATGTGGACAAGAATGCATCAACAGAAAGCCCAATTAAGAAACTTAAAGCTAAAAATTGATATTTATTTCTGAAAAAAGGATAAAACATAACGAACACAGGATATAACACCGGAGTATATTTTCCGAAAATAACAATCCTGTTCAATACAAAAATCTGTAATGCAACAAGAAATATCATGATTAATATGTCCGTAAATAAAGTCCTGCTAATCATTTTCCTTTTTTATTACAGCTTGCATTGTATCCTGAATCTTTTGAACTTCAGCCTTCTTAAGGTTTTTAACAACAAAGATTTTATTCAGCGCGCCCATTTTTTCACTAAGCTCAACCGAAATATCCCAAAAACCTGTTTTATTATCAACGGAGTAACCCGCAATTGTACCGATCATCACTCCTTTAGGGAAAATTGCCGATTTACCGTCTGTTACAACGCTGTCACCAATTTTTAAAGCAACATATTTAGGAACGTCTGCCAAGTGCATTACTCGGGAGTTATCTCCACTCCAAGTTAATGTTCCAAAATATCCTGAGTTTTTAAGAGCTGCATTAATTCTGATTGTATTTACACTTAAAACAGATTGAACTAAAGCATAACTATCTGTAGAATTAATAACGATTCCCGCGATACCTCTTGGAGCCATAACTCCCATTTGAGGATATACACCGTCTCTTCTACCACGATTAATGGTAAAATAGTTGTTTCTTCTATTAATACTGTTGAAAACGATCTCTCCGTCTACAAATGTATAGATCTGTCCTCCTCCTAAAGTATCATGAACTTTTCTGAATACCGGATTCTTGGCTCCCTCTTTTCCGTAGAGTTCCACCATTAAAGCCTTATTTTGAGCTACCAGATCTTCGTTGACCTGTTTTAGCTTAAGATAAGTAACTCCTTCATCAATATATCCGGAAACCCTAGAGTTTAACGCAGCCGACTGGCCGGCAACCCAAGATCTCTGCATGGCATTCTTAGAGAATATCAGAACCAGAGCAATGATTTGCAAGAAAATAAAGAAGACAAAAAGAGAGTTCTTCGAAAATAATCTCAGCAAAAATCCCATTCAGATAAAGTGTCGTAAAAGTTAAAATTATTTAATTAAGAAATTGAATTTATCCATATTCTTAAGCGCAATACCCGTTCCGCGAACTACAGCTCTTAACGGATCTTCTGCCACGAAAACAGGAAGACCAGTCTTTTTGTGCAGTCTGTCTGCCAAACCTCTCAATAAAGCACCACCACCAGCAAGATAAATACCTGTTTTGTAGATATCTGCTGCCAATTCCGGAGGTGTTAAAGAAAGAGTTTCCATTACAGAATCTTCAATTCTTATGATAGATTTGTCCAGCGCACGAGCAATTTCTTTATAGCCAACCATAATTTCTTTTGGCTTACCAGTGATAAGGTCTCTACCTTGTACCGGGATATCTTCAATATCAACATCAAGATCTTCCACAGCAGAACCAACTTCAATTTTCACTCTTTCAGCTGTTCTTTCTCCGATGTAAAGATTATGGTGTGTTCTTAGGAAATAAGCAATATCATTTGTAAATACATCACCTGCAATTTTTACAGATTTATCACAAACAATACCTCCTAAAGCGACCACAGCAATTTCTGTAGTACCGCCACCTATGTCGATGATCATATTTCCTTCAGGTTTCTGAACATCAATCCCAACTCCTATTGCAGCTGCCATTGGTTCGTAGATCAACCTTACTTCTTTTGCATTTACTTTTTGAGCAGAATCTCTTACCGCTCTTTTTTCAACCTCCGTAATTCCGGAAGGAATACAGATAACAATTCTTAAAGCCGGCTGAATAAATCTACCTTTGATCCCAGGAATTTTTTTGATAAATTCCTTAATCATGTGCTCAGAAGCGTGGAAATCTGCAATAACACCGTCTTTCAAAGGACGGATCGTCTTAATATCTTCGTGAGTTTTCCCCTGCATATGCTTCGCCTGTTCACCTACTGCGATCGGTTTACCGGTAGAACGCTCAATTGCAACAATTGACGGCTGATCTATAACAATTTTATTATTATGGATGATAAGCGTGTTGGCAGTTCCTAGGTCTATCGCAATTTCTTGCGTAAACATATCGAATAAACTCATATTTTTCTTCTGATTTTAAGAATACAAAGATATAAATTTAACGCCACTAACGAAATTCCATAAGCATATAATTTGGTTAAAATTTTATTAAATTTTTCAATATTCTATTAACTTTTGCATTAATCAATTACAGACTTTAAGTGAAATAAGGTTTAAGATACTTTTGGATGGAAGTAAGAAGCCGGAAATTGAGCCTTTTTTAATAATAAAAAGGCAAATTTGCTCATAAAAAAATCATCAAATTAAATTTTGAAATTATTTTAGCATAAAACGCGAAATTTTCATTTTTCATACCAATTCAAAGCTTATTTAGAAGCATCCCAAAATAGTTTTTTACGATAATTATCATATACATTATCAGAAAGGGGTTAACAAAAAAAGCGTTAAATTTGCATCGCTTATGTTACAATATTCCAATATAAATCAAACTTCAAATTTTGCGGTTCTTTCTATAAGCTATGAAAAGGCTGATGGAGAAACTCGCGGGAAATTTGCATTTTTTGATGAAAATATTAAAAATTTTGTCTCCCAAATTCATGATGAAAATTTAGGCGATGCTTTTGTGGTTTCCACTTGTAACAGAACCGAAATTTACACCACTTCTCCGAATTACCTTTTGGTAGCCGAAGAATACTGTAAAACGATCGGGGTAAATATCACAGATTTTCTTCAGTTTGCCAATATTTTAACCAAAGAAGAAGCTTTGAAACATCTGTTCAGAGTTGCTGCAGGTTTGGAAAGCCAGATCATTGGTGACTTCGAGATTATCGGACAGATCAAAAAAGCTTACAACCGTTTTAAAAAAGAAAGACAGAATTCTAATCCTTATCTGGAAAGAGCGATCAACTCGGCGATCCAGATCTCGAAGAGAATTAAAAACGAAACAGGAATCTCCAACGGAGCGGCTTCCGTTTCTTATGCTGCCGTTCATTATATTTTAAACAGTCAAAAAAGAATTACCGAGAAAAATATTCTTTTACTTGGAGTTGGAGAAATTGGGCAAAATACAGTTGAGAATCTTGTAAAACATGTTTTCCAGCCGAAAATAAAAATAGCAAACAGAACTCAGGAGAAAGCTGAAAAGATATCTGAAAAATACAACATTCCTCATGTTGACTATTTTGATTTTGACAACGAGTTGAAAAACACAGATATCCTTATCGTTGCTACCGGAGCCAAAAAACCTATCATCAATGCTTCTCACTTCCCGAACGGAAAAGAAACATTAATTATTGATCTTTCCATCCCTCATAACGTAGATAAAGATGTTACGACGAATGAAAATGTAACCTTAGTTGATGTTGATGAACTTTCAAAACAGATTCAGGAAACCATCCAGCAGAGAGAAAAAGAAATCCCAAAAGCCGAATCTATTATCAAAGAAATGGCAAAAGAGTTTCTTGAGTGGGAAAAAAAGAGAAAATTAGCACCAAATATTCACCATTTCAAAGCCGTTCTTAAGAATATGGAACGCAACGAGATGCATAATTTTTACCGAAAAAATAAATATATAAACATCACAGATATGGAGCTTTCTGAGAAAATGATTCAGAAAATCACCAATCGTTTTGCAAAATATATCATCGATAATCCTTGGAAAGCCGAAGAAATTAGTAAATTAATGCACGAAATATTAGTTGAACAACCAAACAACGAATTCAATGAAAAGCATTAGAATCGGAACGAGAAATTCCGCCCTTGCACTTTGGCAGGCAAGAGAGGTTGCCAGGCACCTACAAAACAATAATTATTTAACCGAGATTGTACCTATCGTTTCTTCTGGCGATAAAAATCTTAATCAACCCCTTTATTCTTTAGGAATCACAGGTGTTTTTACAAGAGATCTGGATATTGCATTATTAAATGATGAGATCGACATCGCCGTTCACTCTTTAAAAGATGTACCTACACTTCTTCCGGAAAATGTTGAGCTTATCGCTTATCTTGAAAGAGATTTCCCTCAAGATGTATTAATAAGAAAGGAAGCATCCAGAACGAAAGAGTTTCACGAGTTGAAATTGGCAACAAGCAGCTTGAGAAGAAGAGCTT harbors:
- the mreC gene encoding rod shape-determining protein MreC — translated: MGFLLRLFSKNSLFVFFIFLQIIALVLIFSKNAMQRSWVAGQSAALNSRVSGYIDEGVTYLKLKQVNEDLVAQNKALMVELYGKEGAKNPVFRKVHDTLGGGQIYTFVDGEIVFNSINRRNNYFTINRGRRDGVYPQMGVMAPRGIAGIVINSTDSYALVQSVLSVNTIRINAALKNSGYFGTLTWSGDNSRVMHLADVPKYVALKIGDSVVTDGKSAIFPKGVMIGTIAGYSVDNKTGFWDISVELSEKMGALNKIFVVKNLKKAEVQKIQDTMQAVIKKEND
- a CDS encoding rod shape-determining protein, whose protein sequence is MSLFDMFTQEIAIDLGTANTLIIHNNKIVIDQPSIVAIERSTGKPIAVGEQAKHMQGKTHEDIKTIRPLKDGVIADFHASEHMIKEFIKKIPGIKGRFIQPALRIVICIPSGITEVEKRAVRDSAQKVNAKEVRLIYEPMAAAIGVGIDVQKPEGNMIIDIGGGTTEIAVVALGGIVCDKSVKIAGDVFTNDIAYFLRTHHNLYIGERTAERVKIEVGSAVEDLDVDIEDIPVQGRDLITGKPKEIMVGYKEIARALDKSIIRIEDSVMETLSLTPPELAADIYKTGIYLAGGGALLRGLADRLHKKTGLPVFVAEDPLRAVVRGTGIALKNMDKFNFLIK
- a CDS encoding peptidoglycan D,D-transpeptidase FtsI family protein — its product is MNTRYLKIFSALAVIALIFVARLAYLQLFTDRYALNAANTSIKTEYVIPQRGVIFDRNGKIMVGNQPAYEISFTQALMKPDFDTLAFCSLMKIDKNDFIKRINIIKKEKYYSKLTPMTFLKDLSREDIARVQEIIFKYPAFSIVSRPQRQYEVSTSGNLLGYTSEVNERDIKKDSTYYLPGDFAGKSGVEKSYEKELRGIKGIKYIQKDIRLRNIGSYKDGTLDKDVVTGKDITLTIDYDLQRMAEEMLVNKHGAIVAIDPNNGEILTLATGPDIDPNVFTGPNKSRNLYALSKDTLYENKPTFDRSLQAAYPPGSTFKLLTALSAMQMGVMDENTIFPCGGGFNYRGLRIKGHGGADPLIPAIQISSNCYFSYAYLAIMNKYPGNPSKGVDEWKKILNSFGVGEFLNNDLAVGAKGRIPSGEFYEKRMQSIYKASGAKKDPKNWDALATGAVFNGMGQGDVLVTPLQLANYVGAIANKGWYYTPHIVKAIDGKPNPDKRFKTKHKTLVDPKHFEPVLKGMEAVVLRGTARGLKSNDFTQLAKTGTAQVPQGKDNSIFVLIAPADKPKIVVVAVMEHAGFGATWAGPACTVIAEKYITGDLKRENLYKKMITSSFMPEYKRQWVADLKRKGLYVDPKPDSVKLKKIQDSLNFIKEQKVKLQKKIDEETKNIKTTKQ
- a CDS encoding rod shape-determining protein MreD, which gives rise to MISRTLFTDILIMIFLVALQIFVLNRIVIFGKYTPVLYPVFVMFYPFFRNKYQFLALSFLIGLSVDAFLSTWGINAFATTLIAYYRTLIFRTSTDTSTDFFSFQSLQWAQFLVFLFSSIFLHQLFVQYIEFFKFSRIFEILLNVLVTSVISFIFIVIYALIFKIKQKV
- the rodA gene encoding rod shape-determining protein RodA; this translates as MKWTEGIDKLGLGLYFMLCIFAIANIYSVDQKLGEKQLAFFGISVFVGLIIFFGRSKFFENMAGIFYIGGVLLLIGLFPFGKEILGQKNWYKFGSFTMQPVEFAKIGTTLMVANYVSGPDFNLSNRRSLLTILAIIAIPAVVVLAIPDVGSLLVFTAFFIALYREGLSGLLFGIGFLFAGVFLVSLAINPIYVVVAILVIAAGWIAMNYYKMSWDVISIASIIGSIVLLCGLAFGSPKILEKLPKHQRERIEVLFKGEKAFRDTSGYNLLYSKTAIGSGGILGKGYREGSVTQGKFVPEQETDYIFCTVGEEWGFIGSAVLVLCYMVYIGRIYYLAEQQKSIFNRVFGYCFASILLMHFTINLGMVMGLFPTVGIPLPYFSYGGSSLLAFSIMTFIFFKLNYADKNSLV